GCAGACGGGGAGTTTGTTGCAGCGCTCCCCACTGCGCTTATGAAACCGCTGAGCGGTTCCGGGGCACGGGGGATGATGGTGGATGCCATGAGCCAGTACGGCGCCGACTCGTTCGTTGGACGCCTCTCCTGCATTTTTCAGGGCGCCACCGACACCACGTTTTACATCATCGCCGTTTATTTCGGATCCGTTAACATCCGCAAGACACGCCATGCAGTCGGATGCGGGCTTATCGCCGACCTTGCCGGGATCATCGCAGCGATCTTTGTCGGGTATCTTTTCTTTATGAAGTAAGCATCCCTCTATTCGTCATTCAAATACTTCCTGTTGATTTCATCGTACACCGCGAACAAGTCCGTAACCTCCTCATTTTGATTGAACAGTCCGCTTCGCCAGTTGAGCGGTTCCCAGATGCAGGCGCCCTTGCCCAATGCATCGGGAAGGCTGAAAACGATATCGTGCACCTCTTTCTTAAATACAGAGTATTCGACCACGTTCAGGGGTTTATGGTACCGCCGGGCCAGGTCGAGCAGGTTATTCCGGAGATCTTCCAGGGTGCCGTGCCAGCGCGGGTAATAGGAGAGTCCGATGATGTCAAATTCAACACCGCGTGCGATCATGTTATCCAGCCAGAACACGGCTTCCTCATTCTGTCCTCCCAGGGCAATATGCATCATGACGGGGATGCCGCGATCAACGGCATTCACACCTTCCACCCCTGCTTTCAGAAGTTCTGCCAGCTGATCCGGACGACTGATATACCCCTCGGGCCAGAGCATGCCGTGGTTGATCTCATTGCCCACCTGTACCACGGCAGGCAGCGTACCCTGCTGCTGAAGCGCACGGATAACATTCGAAGTATAGGTCTTTACTGAATCTTTCAGCGATTCAAAATCCAGTTTTTCCCAGGTGTGGGGCTTGTATTGCTGTTGAGGATCGGCCCAGTAGTCGCTGTAATGGAAGTTCAGCAGCAGCTTCATTCCTGCATCCTCAATCCGGCGCGCCATGGCAAGGGTATAGTCAAGCCCGCAGTAGCCCTTACCGGGAGCATAGCCTTTTTCATGCGCGGGATCGACAAAGATACGCAGACGGATATAGTTGAACCCATGGCCCTGCAACAGCAAAAGGGCATCTTTTTGTACCCCGTTTTCTGTAAATGTCGTTCCCCGATCCTCCAGCTGGGGCAGAAAGGATATATCCGCACCGATCATCCGGTCGATTGGTTTTGCAGTGGGCGGACATTGCTCCGAAGTCGGCTTCATCATAACAACATCAGCAGGTATGGTATGAATCTCGTGACTGCCGGGCCACATACCTTCCGCCCTTGCTTCAACCTTGACCCTGTCGGGTTCGGTACCTGTTCTGAACAGGAGGTTACAGATTCCATCCTTCAGCTGACAAAGTGCATACTCCTGTCCGGTCGTATCCATACGGTATGAAAGTTCGCTGCCATCATTATGGATGATCTTGCCTTTCCCTGTCACATAGATCCTGATGGAATCCGTTGCAGTGGTGATTTCACGTTCAAGGCTGTCGGTGACGGCGATGCGAAGACGGGTCTCATCCCGGCCATCAGCAAGAAGGGTCGTGCTGTAACTGGTCAGCATCACAGATACGGGCTTGCCTGATGCGACGCGGCTTACAGAGCCGAATTCAGCATCGGACGGAGGCTTGCATCCAGCAAGAAAAAGGATACTGATCAGGGTAATAATGGCGAGTAATTTCATCTTGGTAATTATTAACCCATAAAAGTACAACAACCTCTGCATCAGCAATGCAATTCATCAAAATTTGGAAACGTTGATTTTTCATTTTAATATTGCGAAATATTATTGCGACGGGAATTGTGATTCCTTCCCTTAATGAACATGAACTAAAACCTATCCCATGAAAAAAACATTTTACCTGTTCACGGTATTGTTCTCCATAAGCCTTTATGCCATGGCCGGAGGCATTGTGACCAACACAAACCAGAGTGCAGCCTTTATTCGGCTGGGAGCACGAAACGCGGCTTTTGGACTGGATGGAGTGTATTATAATCCGGCTGGCCTGACCAATCTGTGCAACGGACTTTTCCTATCCCTGAACAACCAGACCATTTTTCAAACAAACACG
The DNA window shown above is from Bacteroidales bacterium and carries:
- a CDS encoding glycosyl hydrolase 53 family protein — translated: MKLLAIITLISILFLAGCKPPSDAEFGSVSRVASGKPVSVMLTSYSTTLLADGRDETRLRIAVTDSLEREITTATDSIRIYVTGKGKIIHNDGSELSYRMDTTGQEYALCQLKDGICNLLFRTGTEPDRVKVEARAEGMWPGSHEIHTIPADVVMMKPTSEQCPPTAKPIDRMIGADISFLPQLEDRGTTFTENGVQKDALLLLQGHGFNYIRLRIFVDPAHEKGYAPGKGYCGLDYTLAMARRIEDAGMKLLLNFHYSDYWADPQQQYKPHTWEKLDFESLKDSVKTYTSNVIRALQQQGTLPAVVQVGNEINHGMLWPEGYISRPDQLAELLKAGVEGVNAVDRGIPVMMHIALGGQNEEAVFWLDNMIARGVEFDIIGLSYYPRWHGTLEDLRNNLLDLARRYHKPLNVVEYSVFKKEVHDIVFSLPDALGKGACIWEPLNWRSGLFNQNEEVTDLFAVYDEINRKYLNDE